Genomic segment of Callithrix jacchus isolate 240 chromosome 9, calJac240_pri, whole genome shotgun sequence:
ACCAAAATATGGTCAGATATGTATGTTGTAGGATTTATGAAACTCGTACCAATTTAATACTCAAACGGGATTACGTGGTGGCAATCTGTTTCATGGATACTTTGTGGTTACCAAAGAGATACGCTGCCACAGGGAGAGTCCTTTCAAGTGACTGGAAAAGGCAGAATACTAGACAGAATTACTGGTTTCATGCACGTTTGCATACACTGAAAAAGCTTAGTCACTTAACATGAGCTTGTACAGATTTTAGATTTTGTTGTTAAAAGCCTATATGGTTTTTATAATGTTTTGGTAAACTGATATGACCAGTGAGTAATCAGTGCCAAAAGAGCAGGTCAGAGAACTACAACCTACAGGCCAAATCCCACCCCACTGCCTGTTTGTATGGCCTAcaagtttaaaattgttttaatgttttaggtggtttttaaaaaaataccatggCCATGTGTTTGCAAATCGTCTATGGATGCTTTCTCACTACAATGGCAgaactgagtagctgagacagaCCTATGGCCCACAAAGgccaaaatatttacttttggaagaaaaaaaaaaccatgaattgCAAAAACTTGGCCCTACTTGGTTGCTCATTCCTAATGCATCCTGCTAAAACCTAAGAGAAACAGCACCAAGTTCAATCCAGTGCAACCAACCTATCACATCTAAGCCGCTTTTGCCGGATCTGATATGTACTCTTGACCTTAAGCCCAAAGACTCTGTAAAAGCATTAGGTTACAATAAAACTTAAGAACTGTCACTATCCACTAATCTAGATCATGGAACTATTTCAAAAGCAGTCATATGGTAAGAATGGAtcaggagtctttttttttttttttaaggaaatatgcTATTCTAAGTGGTAACAGGgttattgttttctaatttctaaaacaTTCTGTCCCATAGATACAGGTGATtggcagaaagaaaatgttaacgTTCCTTAATGAGCACTATAAAATGCTCTGCTACAAGAAACTTAAGGCCTACACATTCAGGAAGATACTATATGCTTCTACAATCCACCAGAAATGGGGGTGCGGGAATCACGTGATCAGTTCAGTAGTTGAGGCTCAGCTTAGTATCAAATCTACATTCATACACTTACCAGCGCTACACGACCGTGCCACATGACACATGAAATTATATCAGCTTAAGGGTGGCAAAGATGAAACTGGAAAGGGGCAGGGAAACCCGAACTCTCAATGTTGGGTTCCACACTTAACAGGAAAAATTCTAGTCCAGCTCCCAGTATGGCAGCAAATGGGAAGTTACCCAATTAGTACCACAAAGCCAACTCTTGGAATAGACCTAATTTCCATGATAAAATGGAGACGTGCAGGGGTGAGTGTATAGTTAAGAAAACAACGTATTTCCAGTCCAGGTGGTAGATtacagatttttattatttacactTCTCTCAAATTACTACAGTCAgcatgttttgctttttgttatttaaaacataaacccTCATATAATTCACTAAGATGAGTGACATGCCAAGTAGCTAAATGAAATATCTGAGCCCAAAAGTACTTATTCAAGTGAAacattacatttttcttaaagcaataaattaggtatcctattatgacattttctttttttggccagCTTTTCTAGATAAGGTCGTATTGCTACTGCAACTAACAAAAAAGATGTGGCTACAGTAGCCAAAAAACGGTTCCTGAACcattcaatagaaaaataaaagccaattccTATCATTTCCATGATTGCATTTAGTTCCACTTAAGTCACTGTGTTTATAATGTCTTGTAGGACAGCAGATTTCCTTCCCCATTCTCCATAAAACAACCATAGCACCTGCGACTTTTATCTATTGGTTagtatttaatcttatttttaagtgCTTCTTTGAAATTGTAAAGTACATTCTTGGTCTAAAGTTCTATATACAATCAGTCCTCCATATCCACTGGTTCTGTGAGTTCAAACAACCACAgatagaaaatattctaaaaaacaCTGTGTCTGTAATGaacatgtatatttttgttattccTTAAACAAGtgtaactatttacatagcacttacatTATAATAGGTACTATATGTAATCTAAAGATTAAAGTATGTGGAAGGATTTGTGTAGAttgtatgcaaatactacatcattttatTCCAGacacttgagcatctgtggatttggATACCCAAAGGAGGTCCTAGAACCAGTTCCCGACAAATACCAAGACTGTATTTTAGACCTAAGGTCTTGCTAGACAGCCCTTGGAGGACAAAGGATAACTAGAGCAGAAGTAAATTACAGCGAAGTAGACAACAAATCaagaaagtcaaaaacaaaatataataaaataaagctcCTATCAACACCTGAAGATTTCAGAAAAGCCTCTTAATGGGCAATTTTCTCTTAAGACACCAGGTCCCACTATATTACCTAGACTGGTCatagactcctggactcaagtgatcctcctgcctcagtctcccaaagtgctgggattacaggcatgagccactgtgcccggcctgggcAGTTGATTTTCGGAAGCCACTTATCAatattcagattcttttcttctctcccaggACTTTGCAGAtgctgctgttccctctgcctggagatGTCCATCTGGCCTGAATCCAAAACAGCCTGTCCAAGTACTTCCCTTTTCCATGGCAGAGTTGCACCTATTTGTCTATACCGCTTCCCCATTAGAGTATAAGGTCCCCAAAGGAAAGCTCCATGCCTTTCACTTACCACCTAATCATCCCCAACTAGTAGGCAAACATGAAACACTTCTGTTGAATAATTTGTTTCCTTCAGCTCAGGGGTTACAAAGTCAAAGGCTTAACAATGGACTCTAGCCAACTGGAGAGTAACAGGGTAAGAAGACAATGACATGTTCTCAGGATGTCTGCTACTCAGATCCTCTCAGTAAGTCCCAAGCACAAAGGTGGGTCAGGTCTACTGTTGCCAGATCTTCGGATCTTTCAAGTTAACAGAATTCTGGATTTTCATGTGAaactctcaatttttaaaaatgttggcaTCAAATTCAGAATGTTTTAACCAGCCACAATGCGTGGGCCAGAGAAAACAGGCCCAAAGGCCAGGTGAAGCTGCAGTTTTCaactgctgccttggcctctcccaGAGGCCCTTAATTCCTAAGAAGGCTCAGTCAACATACTGGCACTTGTTTCATCCCACTGGTTGAGAAAGCAAGTCTTACCAAAGCAATGGGGGATTCTTATCAAAACTGCAAAGGAAGAAGATATAATACCATGAAATTAGAAATTCActgcatttgaaataaaaatgacttattTCTGTACTTCTGTAACTCACAAATTCAGCAGACATCATTCAGACATATTTTTGTAGTCCAACAGATTTAAATCTGGAATTTCATGGCTTGTAAATCACTATGTGATACTAGCTATAACCACAAGCAATACTATAGGCAGTAAATGTTGATCTCTATCTCATTTCTTTAAGTTTCGTGTGGTTCATTTTTAAAGTGAGATTCAGTTTTCCTAGCTGTAGTCAAATGTACCCTTTAAACAACCCAAGAACTGTCATAAATGACAACTACTGTTACTAGTTTTCCAATTTTATAATATTAGGGTTGTTAACAATTTTATTCTGAATTAAGCTAACGTTTGTTACCAAGCAATGCATTTATTTGGAAGGATACCAGTTACCAGTCATCAAAACCTTTTGTatgttgaaaatgtaattttaatagtTAATTCTTCATCTTACATAGGAGCACAATACACCACAATCTGAAGAAACTCCAGAATTACGAGAATAAGAGTGAAGAAAATTCAAATGGGCTACAATATCCATTACCTTAAACTGCGAGAGACAAAGTTCCAACTCGAAAGttaacatttatgtatttatgactGGCTACATTTATGACTTAAAGAACAATTTTGTGAGGGGAGGAACTCTgtcaatgaagaagaaaaattactgaatttcaaattaaagaataaaaggagCTCCCATAGCAAACAGTAGAGGGATGTAAGCAAGAATCATTGATTGAGGATTTGATGCTCTCAAAGGAATAAACCTTTCTGATGACACGCAAGCTGGATACTTGAGATCTGCAGGTTTATAAGGAAGATTTACAAATGCCTCAGCAAATCCCAAATGATTATCAGATCAGTGTTTCTTAATAACACACCAAAGGTTACAGATGAAATTTTCAGACAAGAACCAAGAAAAAGGTCATAACCCAAATTTTAGGCAAAAATGTGGCACAACTGTGAAAGTCCTACATGTCAGTTACAACTGCTTTCTTTGCTGTGACTTTCCAGTACAGTAATATTTAAACATTGTGGCAAGACACCAATGATCGTCTAATCGGACAACACAAACACATTTATTTCAAATTCCTAGGAGGTTAAAAAAGGTCAGATATTGATGTTTTATGCATGCTCAGGGCCAGTTTATAAATACTCCATTCAACACTATCTTAACATAAATCTGCATCAGTGAAAAGAAACTGGCAAAATCTACCCCTTGCCATTCAAATGGTGAAGACCATTTGAATTGTCAGATGGTGAAGACCAGGACAGAATGCTCcatcagttttaattttaaaatacgaTTGTCACattgggaaaatgaaataaacacagtaaaataaactGTACAAAGGCAAAGtagaataacaaaaaatattttactaaaacaTAAGATTTACAGAAGTTTCCAGACAAGCCATACAAAATGGTCACAAGCTTTTTTCGAAGGGGGGAATCTATACTTGACAGCAAAGTCACAATGTTATTAGTGAGGGCTGTGATGTTTGTTTAATGTTCCCATTTTGGTTCAAACAATCAAGCTTGTCCATCTACAGCGTCTAAATAAAGTTAGACTTGGCTAGAGAGCATATTCTAAATAACTGGTTAGCTGCTTTTAACCAATGCAATTAGATCACCATAAAAGGGGGAAAGGAgcccataaaattaaaataaaactatctcccccctcaaaaaaataaaaaaaaacacccacACCCCTGCAGCTAACCTGACAACTACCTTCATTCACAGTGCTTTATACTTAAACCAGGATGGGGGAAATGAGTAAAAGCAGGAAGGGGCTGCTGCTTTTAAACCTTTCACAACAATCCAGATGATACTTCTAGCCTCTGCTCATGCTTTACGACAGTGAATCAGGACAAGACATAGATTTGCTAATGTGCATTTAATCACCAAAGGACTGAAGATGTCTGGGCTTTTTTATTCTGTAATGTTTCTAAGACTGTGTCcattaaatgcaaacaaaaaggaagaagtctTGGCAGAACAGGAGAAGTGATGCACACTTGATGATCTGATCAGTTTAAATATTATTCATGGCATATAGCCTAGTCCATGCTCTAGCTgtagataaaaacaaacatacaattaTTTTACTTAGTTCAATATGCTACTTTCCAAACTATAAACAGCAAACAAACACTAATTATGGAAAGGTCACTCTGTAATCTCTTAAATTCATGTCTTTTTCTATAAATTGGATCAGGGCTGAAAGATTTTGTGTATGTCCAATTACCAAAACACTACAATAAAATTCAGAAGTTCTAGAAAATTCAGGAGGATGAGTCAAGTTGTCCATTTCTGGATACACAATTCTCCCCACTAATTTAAAATCTGTAGCAGAAGAAGCTTCTTGACTCCAAATTCTCTAGCCATAAACAGCCAAATCCTTTAATCAAAAGGATTACCACAACAGTTCAAACGGTTTCCAGTATTCTTTACATATTACTAGACAAATGGTACACACTCAGTATTTGTTAAACCAGGTGTAGTTATAAGACTCCGAGATCTCCCAATTACAGGTTGTCTTTAAATTTGGGGGGTCCCATAGCAGGCCATTTTGTTAAGAGGTATTTATATACTATAAGTAGGAtctcatttattgtatttttttttatttcttttccttgccatttagaaaagtttaaatggtaatacaaatttgtttttaaaagtggaaGTGGTGTGAAGGAGAATGAGTATTAGATACCTGTTTCTATGGCTTGGGCTTCGTTGGTCTTCCACTGCTCCGCTACATCATTTGCTAATGGATCATCTGGATTAGGAGCACTTAACAAGGCCTGGATCGATAGCAGAACTGTGCGGATCTGCAGTGCTGGGGACCACTTATCTATGAAGGCAACAGGCCCAGTATGATAAAGCATGAAAAAACAGGTCCAGAACTGCTTCATTTCCCTCCCACAGACCTCTTTGGTCTTTGCATAATGTTTACATTCTAAACACAGAATGCATAGGAGTAAAAGGAGAAATTTTACGAATAGCATATGCTGATAAAGACAACACTTACCTttcaaaatatctaaacatattcTTCCCAACTTGTCTACATTAGGATGATAAATTTTGGTCATGAAACGTACTTTAGGGGCTGCCATTGGGTATTCTTCTGGAAGGAATAGTTCAAGTTTAAAAGTCCCTCCCTCAAAGGGGGAATCCTGAGGGCCAGCAATGACCACATGAAAATAACGGGCGTTGCTCTCATCTGGTTCTGCTTTGATGCCAGGAACTGGTTCTGCCAGCAAACGCTGGGTTTCCTAcgacagaaaaacaaagacatttatgAAACAAACGTCATTTTGCTAGACaccaaaggaaaattagaaagttCATCTCTTGGAACTAGGCATAACAGAACCTCTCCAATCTCCCAACAGGACTTACTTAGCTTATAAAAggcaaaattcaaaaaaaaaacaaaaaaacaacaaaaaaaaacaccatttaaATAATTGCAACCAGCTGAATGCAACTGCAAGTGAATACCAATGACATTATCATATATTTTGGCTACAAATGTCTACAAACATGTTGACAGTAAAATTAGgttaataaaactgattttttactCAAGTCAAAATAAGTAATACTAGGATTACATAAGTAAGGCAACTTGCTCTAAACTTGACCAAAACCAagctatttaaaaagtaaaattggcCTGtggcagtagctcacacctgtaatcccagcacttcgggaggctcaggcaggcagatcacctgaggtcaggagttcaagacctgcctgaccaacatggagaaaccccatctctactaaaaataccaaattagatgggcatagtggtgcatgcctgtaatcccagctactcgagaggctgaggcaggagaatcgcttgaagacaagaggcggaggttgcagtgagccgagatcatgccattgcactccagcctgggccacaagagcaaaactctgtctccgaGAAGACagagttttgggttttgttgttgtttgttgagacagggtctcactctgtcactcaggctggagtgcagtggcaagatcttggctcactgcagcctcaaccttcctgggcccaggtgagcctcccaccaccacctcctaagtagttgggattacaggtgtgccccaccatgtaatttttgtattttgagtagagacagggttttgccctgttggccatgctggtcttgaactcctggcctcaagtgatcctcccacctcggcttcccaaagtgctgggattacaggtatgggccaatgcacctggcctaaaattagtttttaaatccACTGAAAACCTTTCCTCTGAAAAATGTAATGGACTGAAGGAAGGAGATAAGAAGCAGCCTAGGTACCCAAACAAGGCTAAAGAAATATATTCAACAATGCTGATTAGTCTAAAATTGACAATTAACTTCAGAGGAACCCTTAATGCTCCCAACAATCACATCATTAGTTCTCTTTTTCACCATTCTCCTTCTCTCCTAATTATatcattctttctcttctctcttcaaaCCTCTAGCATCTCCATCCCCATCCTCACTTGTGGCTGATGTCCCGCTGCCTATTTCATGACAAGTTAGATACTTCCATCGGTTCCCACTGTAGCATTTGTACATTTCCCTGCATCTGTGCCCATATGCTCTGGCTTTTTCCTGTATAGGTAAAATGTCACATACTTTTGGCTAAGGCCAATAGATTAGATCTTATTTATCTCCTTCTCACCTATTCAAGGACATTGAATAGCATCTCTTTCATCTCCTGAATTATCAGTTCTCCCTTCTTTATTGGATCTTTCCCCAAACCATCCAAACATGCTGTTATGTCTCCATAAAGGGAGAAAACTACCTTACACCCAATCTCCCAAACAGCTACTGCCCCTTGCTTTGCTTCTCTTTCAAAGAGATCTGTAATTGCCAGTCTCCAATTTCCCTTCTCCTCCAATCAAACTGTAGTTATCATTAACTTGTTTGTTAAGGTCACTAGTGATTTCCACAAGGTTAAATCAAATGTCTTAATCTTATCTTACTTGACCTAAATGCAACATCTTAACCAGCTGGTCTGCCTTCCTCTTTGCAAAGCTTTATCTAACTTCCTATCATCACATTCTCATGGCTCTCTCCTCCTTGTCTAGCAGCAGCTTCCCTTAGTTTCCTTCTTGGTTCCTGTCTATCTCCCAACATCAATATTGAAGTGCACTGGGGCTCTGTCCGAGAGCTTCCTCTCTGTTTATACATTTCCACAGTGATCTCATGTAATGAAATGAATTTAAATACTAAATACACTCTATAAGCTGAAGCCTTCCCTAATTCATATCCAGCCCCGACCTCTTCCCTCATCGTGTCTCTTACCTCTGTAACTGCCTGCTTGATACATGTTCTTGAATGTCTAATAAGCATCCCAAACTTAACATGATGTCCCTATCCCCAACCTTTGCTCCTCCCATAGTCTTCCCCATGTCAGTTACTGGCAAACCCATCCTTCCAAATGATCCACCTTTTCCTTCACATGCCACACACATCTAACCTGATTGGcaaattggtttttaaaaattcagaatctaCTCATGATTGGACTGTTTCTCACGTTCCACTGCTACACCTCTGATCCAAGCAATCATCAGCTCTCACCTGGAAAACTACAATAGCCTCCCAACCTGTTCTTCCTGTTTCTGATCTCACTACCTCCCTCACAGGTCTATTATTCACAGACCCTTTAAAAGTCATACTCCTGagcccagatgcagtggctcacgcctgtaatcatgagttcaagaccagcctgaccaacatggagaaacctccggctctagtaaaaatatgaaactagcagggcgtggtggcacatgcctgtaatcctagctactcgggaggctgaggcaggaaaatcgcttgaactcaggaggtagaggttgcggtgagccgagatcatgccattgcacgccagcctgggaaaccagagcaaaactccaccttaaaaaaaaaagtcatagtcCTTATAATGGGCCCCCAAAAGAGGCTCTAGGTGATGCCCTAACTCCACCTACCTCCCTGACTCATCTTCAGctagtcttcctccatcccctaCCTTCTCTGTTCCAGACAAAAATTAGTTTCCTTGTAGTAGGTCTTCAACCTGCCAGGCACCCTCTGACCTCAAGGGCTTTGCACTTGCTCTTCTTCCCCAAAATATCCATATGGCTTGCTTCCTTGCCTCCAAAGATCTTCAAATTTTCTCAATGACGCCCTCATAACTGAAATTGCAAACTCATTCCACCCTACCCTGCATACTCCCTTATCCCCACTCCCCTGGCTTTATCTCCACAGCATTACTAACAAATCTCATTTCTCACTTACTTTGTTCAGAATTTAAGCTCCATGAGAGGATAGATTTGAGTCTGTTTTAAGGACTGCTATATATCCTCAGCATTTGGAACACTGCCTGGCACAACAGAtgttcaatcaatatttattgaattctcaATCTATTTGATgttataaagagaagaaaataaaactcagaatTTCATCATTAACATCATTAAAGCAGGGTTATTTGTAAGGCAGGATGTGCACATTATGGAAGGAAAACAGAACGATCCACTCAGGTATGGGGAAACATAGACTAACttctacttatatttatttttaaccagaaaaatgttcatatttaaaTCAGCTTTTAGctatgaaaaacaataaatgagaatattttatttagactGCCTTCACCTAAGAAAAGTAATATATCTTAAACTTTCAGTCCACAAGCTACAGCGcatatgttaaaaataacaaCTTCTCTCTCAGCACAGGATTACGCTGAAATAGTCATAAGATGTAAATACAAATCAAATCCTTCCCCAAAATGTGTTAATTAAACCCATGACCATTTTAGATAATGTCTCTAGTATTTTAATTTAagaccagttttttgttttgttttgatcatGGTGATGTAAGAGCAAGTAAGAAACTGACATGTTCTTTAGGttcaaagtaaaacatttttagagCATTAAAAAGCTCAAGAGGCAATAATGAAGCCTCCCACTTTGGGAAGTCCTTTAACCCGTGACCAGAACAAAAGAGGTTGGTCTTCCTTTTCTAGGAAAAAAGTTAAGATATTCATCTTAGGGATGAATCGCAAGAGtagaagaatgagaaaataactaGATGATAAAATTCCTTGAATTCTGGCCCCTACTCACCTCCATCCTTTGATTTTACCCCAGGTCTTCATGTTTTTAGAAAACCATAAATTGGGagattggaaaaaaaagagagccaGGGCCCAAGAGTCCTAACCCACCACTCCCCAGTTACACAAAGTAGTAGCAGCtctatatatactataaaaaGCTACAGAAGGGCCTCCAAGAGCATATCCCAAAATAGCTTCAAAATCACTCAGTACACGTGGCAGAGACAGATATGGTATTTACTTTCTCATCTTCAGTTGACCATCAAAATCAGATATTCTTTGTAAATAATGTACATATTAAGCACATCATGTAACCAGATCAAGCCTAGATTTAATCGGAACACATTCTAAAACAAGCTTTTGGGTGTAGGAAACATTTTGAAATAGTTCTTATAATATATGCTCTCAAGTTCTAATGGACATAAACATGCATAATTATTTCACTAAACTGCTGGTTTCCCCAACGAACCCACAACATAAATTgtgggagggaaaaaaggaataaaatccaaCCTAAATGAAACAAGCCTCAAATGGCAGCATCTGAAAAAGTCTTAACCACAGAAACTGATGTCaactttttttcctaaaaaggcaaaaactggCTAGGAAATAAAATCTTTCCAGCTATTCAACACATGACTAACTAAAATACCTTCTGGTTTTATACTACTCTTTGGTAGAAAGAGAAGTACAGTATGATTTATTTAAGTGAAGAAGTAAAGGGCTAAAATTCCTACTGCTTcatttatctatcttttttttttttctggagacaaatctcactccgttgcccaggctgcagtgcagtggcatgatctctgctctctgcaacctctgcctcctgggttgaagcaagtacatccagctaattttgtatttttagtagagacggggtttcctcatgttggccaggctggtctcgaactcccgacctcaagtgatccacccacctcggcttctcaaagtgctgggattacaagcatgagtcaccaagtCCAGCCTTATCTATCTTTCTGCACACTGCAGGCTGGACACCGTGGTTCATTCCTGTCaatacctgcactttgggaggctgaggcaggcaggggaatcacttgacgccaggaatttgagaccagcctgggcaagcatagtgagacccccatctctatgaggaaaaaaaaaagga
This window contains:
- the LOC100390645 gene encoding ubiquitin-conjugating enzyme E2 N isoform X1, with the protein product MAGLPRRIIKETQRLLAEPVPGIKAEPDESNARYFHVVIAGPQDSPFEGGTFKLELFLPEEYPMAAPKVRFMTKIYHPNVDKLGRICLDILKDKWSPALQIRTVLLSIQALLSAPNPDDPLANDVAEQWKTNEAQAIETARAWTRLYAMNNI
- the LOC100390645 gene encoding ubiquitin-conjugating enzyme E2 N isoform X2, which produces MEETQRLLAEPVPGIKAEPDESNARYFHVVIAGPQDSPFEGGTFKLELFLPEEYPMAAPKVRFMTKIYHPNVDKLGRICLDILKDKWSPALQIRTVLLSIQALLSAPNPDDPLANDVAEQWKTNEAQAIETARAWTRLYAMNNI